A genomic window from Nicotiana sylvestris chromosome 11, ASM39365v2, whole genome shotgun sequence includes:
- the LOC104249778 gene encoding dnaJ protein ERDJ2-like, which produces MAASEENSTLFPIFVLTLMALPLVPYTIVNLFGAFKKKAAKINCQCSVCVRSGKYHKSIFKRISNFSTYSNLTLVLLWVVMAVLVYYIKHISTEVQIFEPFSILGLEHGASDSEIKKAYRRLSIQYHPDKNPDPEAHSYFVEYISKAYQSLTDPISRENFEKYGHPDGRQGLQMGIALPQFLLNIDGASEGILLLGIVGVCIILPLTISVIYLSRSSKYTGNYVMHSTLAAYYHLMKPSLAPSKIMDVFIKASEFMDIPVRRTDEEPLQRIFVLVRSELNLDLKNIRQEQAKFWKQHPALVKTELLLQAQLTRETAALSPTLQRDFRRVLELAPRLLEELMKMAIIPRPPVGHGWLRPAIGVVELTQSVVQAVPLSARKAAGGSSEGYAPFLQLPHFSEAVVKKIARKKVRTFQDFRDMTPDEREDLLTQVAGFSNSESHDVEMVLKMMPSVTIDITCETEGEEGIQEGDIVTMHAWVTLNRGNGLIRALPHCPYFPFDKEENFWLLLADSFSNDVWLSQKVSFMDEATAIIAVSKTIQESKEGSGASAREINVAVKEAIEKVKNGSRLVMGKFQAPADGNYNLSSFCLCDSWIGCDAKSNIKLKVMKRSRAGTRSGLTADETPAMEDGIEEDEEEEEDDYESEYSEDEEDTKETKSKGAVANGSAHNKGSGSTSDESGSEAD; this is translated from the exons ATGGCGGCTTCTGAAGAGAACAGCacacttttccccatttttgtCTTGACTTTAATGGCTCTGCCATTAGTTCCTTACACTATAGTCAATTTATTTGGTGCTTTCAAGAAGAAGGCTGCCAAAATCAACTGCCAGTGTTCGGTATGCGTTCGCTCTGGGAAGTATCATAAATCCATATTCAAGCGG atttcaaacttCTCTACGTACAGTAATCTGACCCTTGTACTGCTGTGGGTCGTCATGGCTGTTCTTGTTTATTACATCAAACATATCAGCACTGAG GTCCAAATATTCGAGCCATTCAGTATTCTTGGACTAGAACATGGAGCTTCAGACTCCGAAATAAAGAAGGCATATCGAAGACTTTCCATTCAGTATCATCCTGATAAAAATCCAGATCCAG AGGCGCACTCATACTTTGTTGAATACATCTCAAAGGCTTATCAGTCTCTGACAGATCCAATATCTcgggaaaattttgaaaaatatggCCATCCAGATGGACGACAG GGGCTTCAAATGGGCATTGCCCTCCCACAGTTCCTTTTAAACATTGATGGAGCATCCGAGGGAATATTGTTGCTTGGAATTGTTGGAGTCTGTATAATTCTGCCCCTGACAATTTCTGTTATATACTTGTCTAGGTCGTCAAAGTATACTGGGAATTATGTCATGCACTCGACATTAGCCGCATATTACCACTTAATGAAGCCTTCTTTAGCTCCAAG CAAGATCATGGATGTTTTCATTAAGGCTTCTGAATTCATGGATATTCCTGTTCGGCGGACTGATGAAGAACCTCTGCAGAGAATATTTGTCTTGGTTAGAAGTGAGCTAAACCTGGATCTTAAGAATATTCGGCAGGAACAGGCTAAGTTTTGGAAGCAGCATCCTGCATTAGTAAAG ACTGAACTGTTGCTTCAAGCCCAATTGACACGTGAGACTGCAGCTTTGTCTCCAACTTTACAGCGTGATTTCAGACGTGTGCTTGAACTCGCACCTCGACTTCTGGAAGAGTTGATGAAG ATGGCTATTATTCCACGCCCTCCCGTGGGGCATGGATGGCTAAGACCTGCAATAGGAGTGGTGGAACTGACTCAGAGTGTTGTTCAG GCGGTACCTCTCAGTGCAAGGAAAGCAGCAGGTGGATCCAGTGAAGGGTATGCACCGTTCTTGCAGCTGCCACACTTTAGTGAGGCTGTGGTAAAAAAGATTGCAAGAAAG AAAGTCCGTACATTTCAAGACTTCCGTGATATGACACCAGATGAACGCGAAGATCTGCTGACTCAAGTTGCTGGGTTCTCAAACTCTGAATCCCACGATGTGGAGATGGTTCTTAAAATGATGCCTTCAGTGACAATTGATATCACTTGTGAGACAGAAGGCGAGGAGGGAATTCAAGAGGGTGACATCGTTACCATGCATGCTTGGGTCACTCTCAACCGTGGTAATGGCTTGATCCGTGCCCTTCCACATTGTCCGTATTTTCCTTTTGACAAAGAGGAGAATTTCTGGTTGCTGCTTGCGGACTCCTTTTCGAATGATGTCTGGCTCTCCCAGAAGGTTAGCTTCATGGATGAAGCTACAGCGATCATTGCTGTATCAAAAACGATTCAGGAGTCAAAGGAAGGGTCTGGTGCAAGTGCAAGGGAAATAAATGTTGCCGTTAAAGAAGCAATTGAGAAAGTGAAAAATGGTTCGAGGCTGGTAATGGGGAAGTTCCAAGCTCCAGCTGACGGGAACTACAACTTGAGCTCTTTCTGCTTATGTGACTCCTGGATTGGTTGTGATGCAAAGTCAAATATAAAGTTAAAGGTAATGAAACGCAGCAGAGCTGGAACCAGAAGCGGTCTCACGGCAGATGAGACTCCTGCCATGGAGGATGGAATTGAGGAggacgaggaagaagaagaagatgattaTGAAAGTGAATACAGCGAAGATGAAGAAGATACAAAGGAAACAAAGAGTAAAGGAGCGGTGGCCAATGGCTCGGCCCACAATAAGGGCAGTGGTTCAACCTCTGATGAGTCTGGTTCAGAGGCCGATTAA